One part of the Vibrio palustris genome encodes these proteins:
- the norR gene encoding nitric oxide reductase transcriptional regulator NorR, translating to MIKMFSAQMLSPKTSITERLQQFVSEVQEVLQCSAVGLLKLEGEQLKPIALKGVVSTTMGRRFTVQDHPRLAQIVASQELVHFTEQCTLPDPYDGLLDTCQGQPLPVHDCMGISLWINHKQWGVLTLDSLEQDHFTEEQHASIPVIARYCEAILRVSELESEVRAVRLYQDKLIPEKLTAHHEPELIGEHDSMHTLLKELDIVADSELSVLLTGETGVGKELFAHRLHRHSRRANHGLVQVNCAAIPDNLVESELFGHKKGAFSGALVDRAGRIESAHGSTLFLDEIGELPLLAQAKLLRVLQNGEIQRVGSDQLKKVDVRIVAATNRDLKEMVKNGDFRADLYHRLSVYPVEIPPLRERGHDILLLAGYFIELNRSRFGFRSLRISPEAETLLLHYNWPGNIRELEHVISRAALRTVSEGADKNTIVTVTPLHLDNELQALSVCHNTSDANIEMSQQILQVMPLKLATDAFQANHIRQALTHTQNNWAQAAKLLGIDASNLHKLAKRLGLK from the coding sequence ATGATAAAAATGTTTAGTGCGCAAATGCTTAGCCCAAAAACGTCGATAACTGAGCGTTTACAACAATTCGTCAGTGAGGTTCAAGAGGTTTTACAATGTAGTGCCGTGGGCTTACTCAAACTTGAAGGAGAGCAGCTAAAACCCATCGCACTAAAAGGGGTTGTTTCGACCACCATGGGACGGCGTTTTACGGTTCAAGATCACCCGCGTTTGGCACAAATCGTCGCGAGCCAAGAGTTAGTGCATTTTACTGAGCAATGTACCTTACCCGATCCTTATGATGGACTTCTTGATACTTGCCAAGGTCAGCCATTACCTGTTCATGATTGCATGGGGATCAGTTTGTGGATCAACCATAAACAGTGGGGAGTCTTAACCTTAGATTCTCTTGAACAAGATCACTTTACCGAGGAACAACATGCTTCTATTCCCGTTATTGCTCGTTATTGCGAAGCTATTTTGAGAGTCAGTGAACTTGAAAGTGAAGTGCGAGCTGTAAGACTTTATCAAGATAAATTAATACCGGAAAAATTGACTGCCCACCATGAACCAGAATTGATTGGTGAACATGACAGTATGCATACGTTATTGAAAGAGTTAGATATTGTCGCTGACTCTGAATTATCTGTTTTACTGACGGGGGAGACTGGTGTTGGCAAAGAACTGTTTGCCCATCGGTTACATCGTCACTCTCGACGAGCGAATCACGGGTTAGTTCAGGTTAATTGCGCCGCCATCCCAGATAATTTAGTGGAGAGTGAACTTTTTGGTCATAAGAAAGGGGCATTTTCTGGAGCGCTTGTTGATCGCGCTGGTCGTATAGAGTCTGCTCATGGTAGTACGTTATTTTTGGATGAAATCGGTGAGTTACCATTATTAGCACAAGCTAAGTTATTACGAGTATTACAAAATGGTGAGATTCAGCGTGTCGGATCGGATCAGCTCAAAAAAGTAGATGTTCGTATTGTCGCTGCGACCAATCGTGATCTGAAAGAGATGGTTAAAAATGGCGATTTCCGTGCGGATTTATATCATCGACTTTCGGTGTACCCTGTAGAGATTCCGCCATTGCGGGAGCGAGGGCACGATATTCTCTTGTTAGCCGGATACTTTATTGAGCTTAATCGTAGTCGTTTTGGGTTTCGTAGTTTACGCATCTCGCCAGAGGCTGAGACTCTGTTATTACATTACAATTGGCCTGGGAATATCCGTGAATTAGAGCATGTGATTAGTCGAGCAGCCCTACGAACGGTCAGTGAAGGTGCGGATAAAAATACCATCGTCACGGTGACGCCTTTACATCTTGATAACGAATTACAGGCATTATCAGTTTGTCATAATACGAGTGACGCCAATATTGAAATGTCACAACAGATCTTGCAAGTAATGCCACTCAAATTGGCAACGGACGCTTTTCAAGCTAATCATATTAGGCAGGCGCTCACCCACACTCAGAATAATTGGGCACAAGCAGCGAAATTGTTGGGAATAGATGCGAGTAATTTACATAAGTTAGCGAAACGTCTCGGGCTTAAGTAA
- the hmpA gene encoding NO-inducible flavohemoprotein → MNEQQIALVKDTVPVLRESGVALTSHFYQRMLTHNPELKNIFNQVHQQKGRQQRALANAVLAYAEHIDDPSALNAVVERIAHKHTSLGIRPEQYAIVGKHLLASIKEVLGEAASQELIDAWAIAYQQLADLFIQVESQLYQTAINDHQGWTGWRPFKIAKKVQESDEITSFYLTPCDQGTLPHYHPGQYISVRVFIPDTDLYQPRQYSLSIASNNEYLRISVKKQPALDKYPEGVVSNLLHEEYTEGSIIDVSTPYGDFFWDSDSTHPTVLLSGGVGITPMMAIADAINAANDTQKVYFIHSARSSNVHAFKTFTDNLPSPQFSVSYFYDNKTIADSDVQQGPLTLEDVLPSDYHNADFYVCGPEGFMQNYLPKLRQLGIDESRIHAEAFGSGGVE, encoded by the coding sequence ATGAATGAACAACAAATCGCCTTAGTCAAAGACACGGTGCCTGTATTACGTGAAAGTGGAGTTGCCCTAACGAGCCACTTTTATCAACGCATGTTGACGCATAACCCAGAGCTAAAAAATATTTTTAACCAAGTACACCAACAAAAAGGCCGACAACAACGCGCCCTCGCGAACGCTGTTCTTGCCTATGCCGAGCATATTGATGATCCGTCGGCATTAAATGCTGTGGTAGAACGCATCGCACATAAACACACCAGCTTAGGAATTCGACCAGAACAATATGCCATTGTCGGTAAACACCTGTTAGCATCAATTAAAGAAGTATTGGGAGAGGCGGCAAGTCAAGAGCTTATCGACGCTTGGGCCATCGCCTATCAGCAGCTTGCTGATCTATTTATCCAAGTTGAATCTCAGCTTTACCAAACTGCTATCAATGACCATCAAGGCTGGACCGGTTGGCGCCCTTTTAAAATCGCTAAGAAAGTACAAGAAAGCGATGAAATCACGTCTTTTTATTTAACCCCATGCGATCAAGGAACGTTACCTCACTATCATCCAGGACAATACATTAGTGTACGGGTATTTATTCCCGATACCGACCTATATCAACCTCGTCAATATAGCTTATCTATAGCATCAAATAATGAATACTTACGCATCTCCGTCAAAAAACAGCCAGCTTTGGATAAGTACCCAGAAGGTGTGGTATCAAACTTATTACATGAAGAGTATACCGAGGGCTCGATCATTGATGTTTCTACGCCTTACGGTGATTTCTTTTGGGACAGTGATTCAACACATCCTACTGTCCTATTAAGTGGTGGGGTAGGAATTACGCCAATGATGGCTATTGCCGATGCCATCAATGCGGCTAACGACACACAAAAGGTGTATTTCATTCACAGTGCGCGTTCTAGCAATGTGCATGCCTTTAAAACATTCACCGATAACTTACCCAGCCCGCAATTCTCGGTAAGTTATTTCTACGATAACAAGACAATAGCGGATAGCGACGTACAACAAGGTCCATTGACTCTTGAGGATGTACTGCCGAGCGACTATCACAATGCCGATTTTTACGTATGTGGCCCAGAAGGCTTTATGCAAAATTATTTGCCAAAATTACGTCAACTCGGCATAGATGAAAGTCGTATTCACGCCGAAGCCTTCGGTTCTGGTGGTGTCGAATAA
- a CDS encoding 6-carboxytetrahydropterin synthase, giving the protein MKTAMYIDDLTAIDFSVYDGTDIKGDSISLSVMVTGEENETGMISDFGKIKPKLKFICDEEVDHRLVCDSRYLTVDNDRSAGEFPVSGGIIHAQGPSVMFCAIPMVSEDYVADIKHYLITKFCQAMPEFEFEIELTRSTTASFQYNHGLKLHDGNCQRIIHGHSSDLEIQINGQTCPKHHDWMAANLNGKHFFNANDVAVGEERTTVRYSASQGDFEVQIPNQLVEIVQGEPSIENISKHIAVLVKDLNPDAHSVRVKVSEGLSKGAVTLA; this is encoded by the coding sequence GTGAAAACTGCGATGTATATTGATGATTTGACCGCTATCGATTTTTCGGTATATGACGGTACAGATATCAAGGGAGATAGCATTTCTCTGAGTGTCATGGTGACAGGAGAAGAAAACGAGACAGGGATGATCTCTGATTTTGGTAAAATCAAACCAAAACTGAAATTCATTTGCGATGAAGAAGTGGATCACCGCTTAGTCTGTGATAGCCGCTACCTAACTGTGGATAATGATCGCAGCGCCGGAGAATTTCCAGTCTCTGGTGGTATTATTCATGCCCAAGGTCCAAGTGTCATGTTTTGTGCTATTCCTATGGTCTCTGAAGACTATGTTGCAGACATTAAACACTACCTAATCACCAAATTCTGCCAAGCAATGCCTGAGTTTGAATTCGAGATTGAACTGACGCGCAGCACTACGGCTAGTTTCCAATATAACCACGGTTTAAAGCTCCATGATGGCAATTGTCAGCGTATCATTCATGGTCACAGTTCGGACCTTGAGATTCAAATCAATGGTCAAACATGCCCGAAGCATCACGATTGGATGGCAGCAAATCTGAATGGGAAACACTTTTTCAACGCCAATGATGTGGCCGTTGGTGAAGAACGTACGACAGTACGTTATAGCGCCTCTCAAGGTGACTTTGAAGTGCAGATACCCAATCAGTTGGTCGAGATAGTACAAGGCGAACCCTCAATTGAAAACATTTCAAAGCACATCGCTGTATTAGTTAAAGATCTCAACCCTGACGCACATTCTGTACGCGTCAAGGTCAGCGAAGGCTTATCTAAAGGCGCAGTCACACTCGCGTAG
- a CDS encoding methyl-accepting chemotaxis protein — protein sequence MIINKMNLKAQLLTLVAIPCAILIILSMSSIRSMEGLQNETRLLTKNTNKPMRSMASVASLIPRMRVGIDVMFMNPLEGMEREEGILPHLNDLRNEDLPAVAQAMQNAYDAQVDPKAQKMMKDLQKRFEQARQEVFLPMIQAFDNNNVALARKIYMDKYRDAYGDMRKQADDILDQLLANGQQSFQNSEQQYQDSRLYMWALTGGALIISLLLVGFITRRLNQRVKVLQTSISQASKNLDLTAKIKLSGSDEFVDIANSFNYFVSSFNTVITSVMDNSRALAQTASEISQRAQLTHKNCAHESERATMIATAINQMGVSISEIANNASHASDSAKQADSNAHEGANQVNSARNEIETLSERLNNVGTEIDSLAAKTESIGSILDTIQGISEQTNLLALNAAIEAARAGEQGRGFAVVADEVRNLATRSAQSANQIKEMIGELQVTSKKTFTATEASQKQGAEVVEQAEKASVILKSITENVSQISDMNIQVATATEEQSMVVNQMNTHITEINQLSTETTQIADQLTESSQSLQQLSNSLDGLVKQFKL from the coding sequence GTGATTATCAATAAAATGAACTTAAAAGCTCAATTGCTCACTTTAGTAGCAATACCTTGTGCCATCCTTATCATTCTCAGTATGTCGAGCATACGCAGTATGGAAGGCTTACAAAATGAAACTCGACTACTGACAAAAAATACTAATAAGCCCATGCGCTCAATGGCGAGTGTTGCATCATTAATACCACGCATGCGCGTTGGGATTGATGTCATGTTTATGAATCCTCTAGAAGGAATGGAACGTGAAGAAGGTATTCTTCCTCATTTAAACGATTTGAGAAATGAAGACTTACCTGCCGTTGCTCAAGCAATGCAGAATGCCTACGATGCACAGGTCGATCCTAAAGCGCAAAAAATGATGAAAGACCTGCAAAAGCGCTTTGAGCAAGCACGTCAAGAAGTGTTCTTGCCAATGATCCAAGCATTCGACAATAATAATGTTGCCTTAGCTCGTAAAATTTATATGGATAAATATCGGGATGCTTACGGTGATATGCGCAAGCAAGCCGATGATATTCTCGACCAGTTATTAGCAAATGGACAACAAAGCTTCCAAAATAGTGAGCAACAATACCAAGATTCACGACTGTATATGTGGGCGCTTACAGGAGGAGCCCTCATCATTTCCTTACTATTAGTTGGCTTTATCACTCGCCGCTTAAATCAACGTGTCAAAGTGTTGCAAACGAGTATTAGCCAAGCTTCTAAAAACTTGGATCTCACAGCTAAGATTAAACTATCTGGTAGTGATGAATTTGTTGATATCGCTAATTCATTCAATTATTTTGTATCGAGCTTTAACACGGTCATTACCAGCGTGATGGACAATTCGCGAGCGCTTGCTCAAACAGCCTCTGAGATATCACAACGCGCCCAACTTACCCATAAAAACTGTGCGCATGAAAGTGAACGCGCGACAATGATCGCCACGGCCATTAATCAAATGGGTGTCTCGATCAGTGAGATTGCTAACAATGCCTCTCACGCATCAGACTCAGCCAAACAAGCTGATAGCAATGCTCATGAAGGGGCTAACCAAGTAAACAGTGCACGTAATGAAATTGAAACGCTTTCAGAACGACTAAATAACGTTGGAACAGAGATTGACTCACTCGCGGCCAAAACAGAATCTATTGGTAGTATTCTCGATACGATTCAAGGCATTTCTGAGCAAACAAACTTGCTAGCACTCAACGCAGCAATTGAAGCTGCGCGTGCTGGTGAACAAGGTCGAGGCTTTGCAGTCGTCGCTGATGAAGTCCGTAATTTAGCGACGCGTTCAGCTCAATCTGCTAATCAAATTAAAGAGATGATTGGTGAGTTACAAGTCACTTCTAAGAAAACATTTACCGCCACAGAAGCCAGCCAAAAACAAGGGGCAGAAGTGGTTGAACAGGCTGAAAAAGCAAGTGTTATTCTAAAAAGCATTACCGAGAACGTTAGCCAAATCAGTGATATGAATATTCAGGTCGCGACAGCAACCGAAGAGCAATCTATGGTAGTTAATCAAATGAATACGCATATAACTGAAATTAATCAATTATCAACAGAGACGACACAAATTGCCGATCAATTGACGGAATCGAGTCAAAGTTTGCAACAGTTATCAAACAGTCTCGATGGGTTAGTAAAGCAATTCAAGCTATAA
- the arfB gene encoding alternative ribosome rescue aminoacyl-tRNA hydrolase ArfB: MLKISNTVSLADWEIQMTAIRSAGNGGQNVNKVATAIHLRFDIPHSTLPDVYKQRLLALSDSRLSKEGVLVIKAQSFRTQEQNREDAQQRLVEFIQAAMVVQKTRRPTRPTRASKVRRVDNKKKLSEKKSRRGKLSV, from the coding sequence ATGCTTAAGATTTCAAATACCGTCTCATTGGCAGATTGGGAAATACAAATGACAGCAATTCGCTCTGCTGGCAACGGTGGGCAGAACGTCAATAAAGTTGCCACCGCGATTCATTTACGCTTTGATATACCTCACTCAACCCTACCTGATGTATACAAGCAGCGTTTATTAGCATTGAGCGATTCGCGTCTCTCGAAAGAAGGGGTACTTGTCATCAAAGCACAATCCTTTCGCACGCAAGAACAAAACCGTGAAGATGCTCAGCAACGCTTAGTGGAATTTATTCAGGCAGCTATGGTCGTACAGAAAACACGACGCCCGACTCGGCCTACGCGTGCTTCAAAGGTTCGTCGTGTCGATAACAAGAAAAAACTGAGTGAAAAAAAATCTCGCCGTGGGAAATTAAGCGTATAG